GCGCGAGGTTCAACACGTCCATGATGCCGAACACCAGCGTGAGCCCCGCAGCCAGCAGGAACAGCATCAGGCCGTAGCCGAGGCCGTTGAGCAGCTGCTCGAGAACGAGGATGCCGCTCACTTGAGTGGACACTTGTCGGCGTACGAATCGCCGTAGCTGGTCAGCACCGTGTTGATCAGCTTGTTGGTGACCTTGCCCTGCGCATCCTTGCCGATCACGCGCAGGTAGAAGTTCTCGATGGGATAATGGTTGTTCGCATACTTGAAGCTGCCTCGCGTCGAGGCGTAGTTGGCCTTCTTCAGCGCGGCCACCACGGCTTCGCGGTTCTGCGCATTGCCGCCGGCCTGCTTCACCGCCGCGTCCATCGCAAGGATCGCGTCATAGGCCTGCGCCGCATAGACCGACGGATAGCGGCCGTTGTATTCCTTGCGGAACGCGGCCACGAACGCCTTGTTGGCCGCGTTGTCCAGGTCGTGCGCCCAATGCGAGGTGTTGAACAGGCCGAGCATCGGCTCGCCCACGGCGCCGATCACGTCCTCGTCGGCCGAGAAGCCGCTGGTCACGAGCGTGATGTCCTTGGACAGGCCCGCGCCCACGAACTGCTTGATGAAGTTGATGCCCATGGCGCCGGGCAGGAAGAAGTAGATCGAGTCGGGCTTGGCCGCGCGCAGCTGCGCGAGTTCGGCCGCGTAGTCGATCTGGCCGAGCTTGGTGTAGAGCTCGTCCGCCACCTGGCCCTTGAACTGGCGCTTGAAGCCGCCCAGCGCGTCCTTGCCGGCGGGATAGTTCGGCGCGATCAGCACGGTCTTCTTGAAGCCGCGGTCCTGCGCGAACTTGCCGGCCGCCTCGTGGAACTGGTCGTTCTGGTAGGCGGTGCCGAAGAAGAACGCATTGCACTGGGCACCGGCGAACTGGCTCGGCCCGGCATTGGCCGACAGGTACGGCACCTTGGCGTTGAACAGCGTCGGGCCCACGGCGAGCGCCACGTTGGAGCCGATGGGGCCGCTGAAGATGTCGATCTTGTCGCGCTGGATCATGCGGTCGACCAGCTGCTTGGCCTGGTCGGGGCTGCCGGCCATGTCGGCCTGCACGAACTCCACGTCCTGCCCGCCGAGCTTGCCGCCCAACTGCTTGATGCCGAGCGCAAAGCCGTCGCGCGCCTCGGCGCCCAGTGCCGCGAACGGGCCCGAGATGTCGAGCGCCAACCCCACCTTCACGGGAGCGGCCAGGGCCGACGCCGCACCGCCGAGGGCCGCGCCGCAGAGCAGCAGCGAAAGCAGGGTGCGCGGCAGCGCGGGCGACTTCGGGGACGGGTGGCTCATGGATTCTCCGGGCAGAGGGAAGGGTGGAACGAGGCCCGGGCGCCGCGCCATGCAGCACCCGGGACAACAAACCGTTGATAGCTAAATACTTTAACCATAAACAATTCGGTGTCAACGGTACTAGCACGAATGGTGCCAATCGCCGTGTCGCTTCCTGGTGCGCGGGGGGCCCGCTTGCGCGGGCTTTCTTCGCCTCAGCCGAAGGGATTCGCGGTGGCGAACCAGAGGCCGATGCCGGTCGCGATGATGAATGCGCCGTCGGTCACGCCCGCCACCAGGAAGAACTTGGTCTGCAGCGTGTCGACGAGTTCGGGCTGGCGCGCGGTGCTCTCGAGGAACTTCTGGCCGACCAGCCCGATGCCGAGGCAGGAGCCGAGCGCGGCCACGCCGATCAGCAGGGCGACT
The Variovorax sp. OAS795 genome window above contains:
- the atpE gene encoding F0F1 ATP synthase subunit C; this encodes MTGFNILPLAVALLIGVAALGSCLGIGLVGQKFLESTARQPELVDTLQTKFFLVAGVTDGAFIIATGIGLWFATANPFG
- a CDS encoding ABC transporter substrate-binding protein; the encoded protein is MSHPSPKSPALPRTLLSLLLCGAALGGAASALAAPVKVGLALDISGPFAALGAEARDGFALGIKQLGGKLGGQDVEFVQADMAGSPDQAKQLVDRMIQRDKIDIFSGPIGSNVALAVGPTLFNAKVPYLSANAGPSQFAGAQCNAFFFGTAYQNDQFHEAAGKFAQDRGFKKTVLIAPNYPAGKDALGGFKRQFKGQVADELYTKLGQIDYAAELAQLRAAKPDSIYFFLPGAMGINFIKQFVGAGLSKDITLVTSGFSADEDVIGAVGEPMLGLFNTSHWAHDLDNAANKAFVAAFRKEYNGRYPSVYAAQAYDAILAMDAAVKQAGGNAQNREAVVAALKKANYASTRGSFKYANNHYPIENFYLRVIGKDAQGKVTNKLINTVLTSYGDSYADKCPLK